GTTGAGAAAGTTTATAAAGTACAGGCCGGTAAGAAAGTAATGCGCGAAAAGAATTTTTATCCTGGTTATGTGATGATCGAAGCTATAGATGGTAAAATGACCGATGAGGTGATCCAATCCATCCGTAACGTTTCCGGTGTTATTCACTTCCTTGGTAAAGAAAAGCCAATCGCCCTGCGTAAAGCTGAAGTAAATAAAATGTTAGGTAAAGTTGATGAACTGTCTGATTCAGGACTGACCATGAGCGAACCTTTCATCGTCGGAGAAACTATCAAGATCATCGATGGACCATTCAATGACTTTAATGGTATTATCGAAGAAGTGATCGAAGATAAGAAGAAACTGAAAGTGACTGTGAAGATCTTCGGCCGCGCTACTCCAGTAGAGCTGAACTTCATGCAGGTAGAAAAAATAAGCTAAAGAATTTAGGTTTTTTAATAGGAGCCGTTCCGGAAGGGGCGGCTTTTTTTGTTGATAGGGGGCTGAACTAAAAAGTCAAAACAGGCTCTTAGGTCAGCCCCTCATTCATTACTTCTTTCTTGTCAGGTGAATTTCCATGCTTTTGACTTCTTTCCCGTCTTTGCCGGTGTAGTACATTTCCATTGTATGGTGGTCATCGTCCTGGATGGTAATGACTTCTTTCATTTCGATATCTTTTCCTGCCATGGGGTCATATGCTTTGCCGGTGAGGGTGAGGGCGTGTGTGGCATCGTTCCAGGTACCTTCGAGCATCATGATACCGGTGCCCATGTTGTCTACCCATGCATTCTGGAAGATCTTTTTGCCGTTGTCGTAGGCGAGGAGGCCATGGCCTTCGAATTCCATGCCTTCCATATTTCCTTTGTGTACGGATTCCTGGTACCGGCCGCCGAGGATCATTTTATTTTCGGTGACGCCGGTAGATTTGGAGGGTGGGGCGCCGGGGGCCATCCAGAAGGTCGTTTCGTAGGTCCAGGTGCCGTTGGAGTGGGCGAGCATCTGGTGAATTTCCCCCGGGGTCATATAGTCCATCCAGGCTTTCTGGGCGCCCTGATCTTGTGCAAAGATGGGGGCGGCGGCGAGGATGGGAAAGCAAATTAGCAACAGACGTTTCATCGTTTGGTGGATTTTAATATTAAGAGAATGGGTGATTGCAGAACAGTAAGTGATACCAGCGGGCATTTTGGGGAAAATGAAACTGATATAAAGGAATAACAAGGCAGGTGAGTAGAAGGTTGAAGGCAGGGGCAACAATAAAATTATGTGGTGAGGGTTAGGAATTCAGTAAAATTCCATTAGATTTGCGATAGAGGGTGCCGGAACTCTTTGTTAGCCTTCCCTATATAAAACATATACCGGAATAATTTTGCAATAGAATTGTAAGATTTTAACCCCAAACAGATGATAATAGCAAAAAGGATGCCCGAAAGCAAATTCTTTTTGTGATTTATTATATTATTATATACCTTTGCATCCCCTTCAAAAGGTATTTTTTTTCTCCTTTTAGCTTTGGGAGTCTCGCAAGAGACGAGACGTTTCACCAAATAAATTAATAAACAATGGCAAAAGAGATCGCTACGTACGTGAAATTGCAGGTTAAAGGCGGCGCGGCCAACCCTGCACCTCCGATTGGTCCTGCCTTGGGTTCCAAGGGTGTGAACATCATGGAGTTCTGTAAGCAGTTCAATGCCCGTACCCAGGATAAAGCTGGTAAGGTATTGCCTGTATTGCTGACAGTTTACACAGACAAGTCTTTTGATTTCGTAATTAAGACTCCTCCTGCAGCTGTACAGTTGCTGGAAGCAGCCAAATTGCAGAGTGGTTCCAAAGAGCCAAACCGTAACAAGGTTGGTAAAGTTACCTGGGCTCAGGTAGAAGCTATCGCTACAGATAAGATGGCTGACCTGAACTGTTTCACTAAAGAAAGCGCCATGAAGATGGTAGCTGGTACTGCCCGTTCTATGGGTATTACTGTGGATGGTAACGCTCCGTGGAGCAACTAATTGTTTCACCTGTGTATAACGGGTTAACTTTTTAAAACATTTTGCAATGGCAACTAAGAAAAGAAAAGTAGCTGATACAAAAGTGGACAAGAACAAGATCTACTCCCTGAAAGAGGCGTCCACAATTGTAAAAGACATTAACTGCACTAAGTTCGACAGCTCTGTCGATTTACATATCCGTCTGGGCGTTGATCCCAAGAAAGCAGACCAGGCTATCCGTGGTTCCGTAACGCTTCCCCACGGTACTGGTAAAACTAAACGCGTTCTGGTACTTTGCACACCTGACAAAGAGGCTGCTGCGAAAGAAGCTGGAGCTGATCACGTTGGTTTGGACGAGTATATCCAGAAGATTGAAGCTGGCTGGACCGATATCGATGTAATCGTAGCAACTCCTGCTGTGATGCCTAAGATCGGTAAGCTGGGTAAGATCCTGGGTCCACGTAACCTGATGCCGAACCCTAAGACTGGTACTGTTACTAACGATGTAGCGGCTGCAGTTAACGAGGTGAAAGGTGGTAAGATCACCTTTAAGGTAGACAAGGCTGGTATCATCCATGCTTCAATTGGTCGTGTATCATTTGCACCTGAAAAGATCGAACAGAATTCTCAGGAGCTGATCAACGCTATCATCAAGCTGAAACCAGCTACTGCTAAGGGTACTTACCTGAAAGGCCTGGCTATGGCGAGCACAATGAGCCCTGCCATCACGGTTGACACTAAATCTGTTCAAAACTAACTGATTCGCCGGCTGGCAGATCGACAAACTGAGAAAAGCTATGAACAAAGATCAAAAAAATGAAGTGATTGAACTGCTGAAAAGTAAGTTCTCTCAATATAGCAACTTCTACATCACAAACACTGAGTCTCTGACTGTTGAGCAGGTTAACTCTCTGCGTCGTGTTTGTTTTGACAAGAACGTGGAAATGAAGGTGGCTAAGAACACCCTCATTAAGAAAGCGCTGGAATCTCTGGATGCTGAGAAATATGCAGGTGTATATGATGCACTGAATGGTGTAACTGCCCTGATGTTCTCTGATTCTCCAAAGGAACCGGCAGTGATCATCTCTTCTTTCCGTAAGGATAACAAGAAGACTGAAAAACCTGAGCTGAAAGCTGCATTCGTAGGTGATGAAATCTACACTGGCGATGCGCAACTGGCTAACCTGGTTAAGATCAAGACCAAGAACGAACTCATTGGAGACGTTATCGGTCTGTTGCAATCTCCTGCTAAGCGTGTTATCGCTGGTTTGCTCGAGAAAGCAAAGAAAGAGGGCGCAGGTGAAGCTGTTGCTCCAGCAGCTGAATAAGCTGATAGTGAGTGTAATAAACTCACAACCAATAAATTATGGCTTCCAAGTCACAATATAAATCATCAATTTAACTATCAAATTCTTAAAAACATTATACAATGGCAGACGTTAAAGCATTAGCCGAACAATTAGTAGGTTTAACTGTTAAGGAAGTACAAGAACTGGCAGACGTTCTGAAGAGCGAATATGGTATCGAACCAGCTGCTGCTGCAGTTGTTGTTTCTTCTGAAGGTCCAGCTGCTGCTGCAGAAGAAAAAACTGCCTTCAATGTTATCCTGAAATCTGCAGGTGCTAGCAAACTGAACGTAGTTAAGATCGTTAAGGATCTGACTGGTCTTGGTCTGAAAGAAGCTAAGGAACTGGTAGACGGTGCTCCAAAGGAACTGAAAGCTGGTGTTAGCAAGGCTGAAGCAGAAGATCTGAAAGCTAAGCTGACTGAAGCTGGCGCTGAAGTTGAAATTCAGTAATTCTTTGCTTAAGAATACCTCTTTATAAAGGTCAAAAGTGCTTTTTGGCACTTTTGGCCTTCTTCCCTTTGGGAAAGTGTCTTTTTCGGAGCGTCAAAAGGGGAAAATCACCGGGTCGGTGGATTTGACAATTAGGAGAAGACAGAAATTTTTGAGGGTAATTGGCAAAGAATCCTTAATTTCCCCGATTCATGTTGTGATCCACACCTCACAATATTATATAAGTTAATATAACTGCTAACTTCGAATATGTCTCTAAAAAAAGCCCAAACAAGTGAAAGAATAAACTTTGGAAAGATCAAACAAGTAACTGAGACACCGGATCTGTTGGCTATCCAAATTCAATCTTTCAAGGATTTCTTCCAGTTAGAAACCACACCAGACAAGCGTAACAATGAAGGCCTTTTTAAAGTATTCAAGGAGAACTTCCCGATCACAGATACCCGCAATATCTTCAATCTGGAGTTTCTGGACTACTTTGTAGACCCTCCGCGTTATACCATAGAGGAATGTATTGAGCGTGGGCTTACTTATTCTGTACCGCTGAAGGCCAAACTGCGCCTGAGCTGTAACGATGAGGAGCACGTAGACTTCCAGACGATTGTGCAGGACGTGTTCCTTGGGAACATACCCTACATGACTCCAAGAGGTACTTTCGTGATCAATGGGGCCGAGCGTGTAGTTGTATCTCAGCTGCATCGTTCTCCTGGTGTATTCTTCGGTCAGTCTATCCACCCGAACGGTACCAAGATCTACTCTGCAAGGGTGATCCCGTTCAAGGGCGCGTGGATGGAGTTTGCAACTGACATCAACAATGTGATGTATGCATACATTGACCGTAAGAAGAAATTCCCCGTAACTACGCTGTTACGTGCTATCGGGTACGAAACGGATAAGGACATCCTGCAGCTGTTCGGGATGGCTGATGAAGTAAAAGCAGACAAGAAGAGCCTTGATAAATACGCAGGTAAGAAACTGGGTGCCCGTGTACTGAGAAGCTGGGTAGAAGATTTCGTAGATGAAGATACCGGTGAGGTAGTGAGCATCGAACGTAACGAAATCGTGCTGGAGCGTGATAGCATCCTCGATGAAGCAAACATTGAGACGATCGTTGACATGGGTGTGAAGAGTGTATTTGTGCAGAAAGAAGAGGTAAGTGGCGACTTCTCCATCATCTACAATACTTTAAATAAAGATACATCTAACTCCGAGCTGGAAGCCGTTCAGCACATCTACCGTCAATTGCGCGGTGCTGATGCGCCGGATGATGAAACAGCAAGGGGTATCATTGATAAATTATTCTTCTCTGACAAGCGTTATGATCTCGGAGATGTAGGCCGTTATAAGATCAACAGGAAACTGGGTCTGCCTACACCACTGGACATGAAGGTGCTGACCAAAGAAGACATTATCGCGATCATCAAGTACCTGGTGCAGCTGACAAACAGCAAGGCGGAAATCGATGATATCGATCACCTGTCTAACCGTCGTGTACGTACCGTAGGTGAGCAGCTATATGCTCAATTCGGTGTTGGTCTGGCTCGTATGGCCCGTACCATCCGTGAAAGAATGAACGTTCGTGATAATGAAGTATTTACACCGGTAGACCTGATTAACGCGAGGACACTGTCTTCCGTAATCAACTCTTTCTTCGGTACCAGCCAGTTGAGCCAGTTCCTGGATCAAACCAACCCGCTGTCTGAGATCACGCACAAGCGTCGTATCTCCGCGCTGGGCCCCGGTGGTCTGAGTCGTGAAAGAGCAGGTTTCGAGGTACGTGACGTACACTATAGCCACTACGGCCGTCTCTGTACCATTGAAACGCCGGAAGGTCCAAACATCGGTCTGATCTCCACCCTTTGCGTACACGCTAAGGTGAATGATATGGGCTTTATCGAAACTCCTTACCGTAAGGTAAAGAATGGTAAAGTTGATATGGATGCTGTGAAGTTCCTGAGCGCTGAAGAAGAGGATAGTGTGAAGATCGCGCAGGCAAACGCACCATTGGACGAAGTTGGTAACTTCATAAATGATAAGGTGAAATCCCGTGAAACCGGTGACTTCCCAATCCTTGACAGAGAGGAAGTAGAATACATGGACGTGGCTCCGAACCAGATTGTGGGTCTGAGTGCTTCCCTGATTCCGTTCCTTGAGCATGATGATGCCAACCGTGCGTTGATGGGATCAAACATGCAACGTCAGGCAGTACCGCTGATCAATCCACAGGTGCCTATCGTAGGTACTGGCCTGGAAGGAAAGGCAGCCCGTGACTCCCGTTTGCAGATCACTGCTGAGGGTCGTGGTGTGGTAGAATTCGTAGATGCCAATGAAATTCATGTTCGTTACGAGCGTGACGAGATGCAGAAACTGGTATCTTTCGAAGATGATCTGAAGATCTACCACCTGACAAAATTCGTTAAAACCAACCAGAGCACCTGTATCAACCTGCGTCCTGCCGTTAAGAAAGGACAGCAGCTGGAATTCGGTGACTTCCTGACTGAGGGTTATGCAACCCGCGGTGGTGAGTTGGCTCTGGGTCGTAACATGAAAGTGGCGTTCATGCCATGGAAGGGTTACAACTTTGAGGATGCGATTGTAATCTCTGAGCGTGTAGGCCGTGAAGACCTCTTCACATCTATACACATTGATGAATATGAGCTGGAAGTACGTGACACCAAACTGGGTGAAGAAGAACTGACACCAGATATTCCAAACGTAAGTGAGGAAGCAACCAAAGACCTGGATCAGAACGGTATCATCCGTGTAGGTGCGCACATCAAGGAAGGCGACATCCTGATCGGTAAGATCACTCCTCGTGGTGAATCTGATCCTTCTCCTGAAGAAAAACTGCTTCGTGCGATCTTCGGTGATAAGGCTTCCGATGCGAAAGATGCTTCCCTGAAGGCACCTCCAAGCACAGAAGGTGTGGTGATTGACAAGAAATTGTTCAGCCGCGCTAAGAAAGATAAGAACTCCAAGACCCGTGAAAAAGCGGCGCTGGAGAAATTGGAAAAAGTACACCAGAAGAACGAAGAAGACCTGCTGGAAGTGCTGATGAGTAAGCTGTTGACACTGTTGAAGGATAAAACTTCTCAGGGTATTACCAACACTTACGGTGAAGTATTGATCTCCAAAGGCTCTAAGTTCTCTTCCAAGAACCTGGCAAACATCGACTTCCAGAACGTGAACCCACTGGGCTGGACTACAGATGATGTAACCAACGATCAGATCAACACACTGCTGCATAACTATAACATCAAGTACAATGAAGAACTTGGACGTTACAAACGTGAGAAGTTCAACATCAGCATTGGTGATGAGTTACCAGCAGGCGTACTGAAACTGGCTAAGGTATACCTGGCTAGCAAACGTAAGCTGAAAGTGGGTGATAAGATGGCGGGTCGTCACGGTAACAAGGGTATCGTTGCCAAGATTGTACGTGATGAAGACATGCCATTCCTGGAAGACGGTACACCGGTAGATATCGTACTGAACCCACTCGGGGTACCTTCCCGTATGAACCTGGGTCAGATTTACGAAACTGTACTTGGCTGGGCTGGTCTGAAGATGGGAATTAGATTCGCTACTCCTATCTTTGATGGTGCTACTACTGAAGAAATTGCAGGTTATATTGATAATGCAGGTCTGCCAAGCTTCGGCCACACTTACCTGTATGATGGCGAAACCGGTGAGCGTTTCCACCAGAAAGCTACCGTGGGTGTTATCTACATGCTTAAGCTGAGCCACATGGTGGATGATAAGATGCACGCCCGTTCTATCGGACCATACTCCCTCATTACCCAGCAGCCGTTGGGTGGTAAGGCACAGTTCGGTGGTCAGCGTTTTGGTGAGATGGAGGTGTGGGCATTGGAAGCATACGGTGCGTCCAACATTCTGCAGGAGCTGTTAACCATTAAATCTGATGACATTGTAGGCCGTGCCAAAGCTTATGAGTCTATCGTGAAAGGCGATAACATTCCGAAAGCCGGTGTACCTGAATCATTCAACGTATTGATTCATGAGTTACGCGGTCTGGGTCTGGATCTGAAATTTGAATAGTAGTTTAAGCTATAAATAGCTACAAGCTGCAGGAAGCGGTCCTTAAAAGGGGCAGGCGGCCTGTGGCTTGCAGCTTGTAAAGCCGGAACTCTTTTTCCCATGTGAATTTTCTTTAAACAACATACAATGGCCATCAAGAAAGAAAATCGTCCTAAATCAAACTTTAATAGCATTACCATTAGCCTGGCGTCTCCGGATAGCATCCTGGAGCGTTCCTATGGGGAAGTGCTGAAGCCGGAAACCATCAACTACCGTACTTATAAGCCGGAGCGTGATGGTTTGTTCTGCGAAAGGATATTCGGCCCTGTAAAGGACTATGAGTGTTACTGCGGTAAATACAAACGTATCCGTTATAAGGGTATCGTATGTGACCGTTGTGGTGTGGAAGTGACTGAAAAGAAAGTACGTCGCGAAAGAATGGGCCACATCCGCCTGGTTGTACCTGTTGTTCATATCTGGTATTTTAAATCTCTTCCAAATAAGATCGGTTACCTGCTGGGTATGAGCTCCAAGAAACTGGAGACTATCGTGTATTATGAAAGATACGTGATCATCCAGGCTGGTGCTAAACAGGAGAAAGGCCTGAATTATGGTGACCTCCTGACCGAAGAAGAATATCTCGACATCCTGGATACCCTGCCAAAGGATAACCAGCTGCTGAGTGATGATGATCCTAACAAGTTCATCGCTAAGATGGGTGCTGAAGCGGTAGAAATGATGCTGGCCAGAATTGATCTGGATGGCCTTTCTTACCAGCTGCGTAACCAGGCTGCAACTGAAACCAGCCAGCAACGTAAAGCGGAAGCCCTGAAACGCCTGAGCGTAGTAGAAGCTTTCCGTGAAGCAAATGGTCGTGTTGAAAACCGTCCTGAATGGATGGTCATGCAATATATCCCTGTTGTTCCACCAGAACTGCGTCCGTTAGTTCCATTGGACGGTGGTCGTTTCGCGTCTTCTGACCTGAACGATCTGTACCGCAGGGTAATTATCCGTAACAACCGTCTGAAACGCCTGATCGAGATCAAGGCACCAGAGGTGATCCTGCGTAACGAAAAACGTATGCTGCAGGAAGCGGTTGACTCCCTCTTCGATAACAGCCGTAAATCAAATGCGGTGAAAGCGGAAGGTGGTCGTGCACTGAAATCTCTCTCCGATGTACTGAAAGGTAAACAAGGTCGTTTCCGTCAGAACTTGCTTGGTAAACGTGTTGACTATTCCGGTCGTTCCGTAATCGTGGTAGGTCCTGAACTGAAACTGCATGAATGTGGTCTGCCAAAAGATATGGCGGCAGAGCTGTTCAAACCATTTATCATTCGTAAGCTGATCGAAAGAGGTATCGTTAAGACTGTAAAATCTGCGAAGAAACTGGTAGACAGGAAGGAAGCAGTAGTTTGGGATATCCTTGAAAACGTACTGAAAGGACACCCGGTGATGCTGAACCGTGCTCCAACGCTGCACCGTCTCTCCATCCAGGCATTCCAGCCTAAACTGGTGGAAGGTAAAGCGATCCAGCTGCACCCGCTCGTGTGTTCTGCGTTCAACGCGGATTTCGATGGTGACCAGATGGCGGTACACGTACCGTTGAGCAATGCTGCGGTCCTGGAAGCACAGTTGCTGATGCTGTCTTCACATAACATCCTCAACCCACAGAATGGTACACCAATCACCCTGCCTTCACAGGACATGGTCCTTGGTCTGTACTACATCACCAAGGGTAAGAAATCTACCCCTACTGAAAAAGTAGAAGGTGAGGGTATGGCCTTCTATTCTGCAGAAGAGGTGATCATCGCTTATAACGAACAGAAAGTGAACCTGCACGCTAACATCCGCGTAAAGGCAAACGTTCGTAACGATAAGGGTGAGATCGTAAACAAACTGATCGAAACCACAGTAGGTCGTGTGATCTTTAACCAGCACGTTCCAAAAGAAGCTGGTTATGTAAACGCACTGCTGACCAAGAAATCACTGCGTGAGATCATTGGTGACATCATCAAATACACTGACATCCCGAAAACTGCGAAGTTCCTGGATGATATCAAGCAATTAGGTTTCCGTACGGCGTTCCGTGGTGGTCTGTCCTTCAACATCAATGACCTGATCATCCCTGAGGTGAAACAACTGATGATTGACGGTGCAGCCAGCGAGGTTGACGAAGTATGGGATAACTATAACATGGGTCTGATCACGAATAACGAACGTTATAACCAGATTATCGATATCTGGTCTCGTGTGGATACCAAGGTAACTGAAACGCTGATCCGCGAGCTGGCGAATGACAAGCAGGGCTTCAACTCTGTGTACATGATGCTTGACTCCGGTGCGCGTGGTTCCAAACAGCAGATCAAGCAGCTGGCAGGTCTGAGAGGATTGATGGCCAAGCCACGTAAGAGTGGTTCTACCGGTTCAGAGATCATCGAAAACCCGATCCTGTCCAACTTTAAGGATGGTCTGAACGTATTGGAATACTTCATCTCTACGCACGGTGCGCGTAAAGGTCTTGCGGATACGGCGTTGAAAACAGCGGATGCTGGTTATCTGACCCGTCGTCTCGTAGACGTTGCACAGGACGTGGTGATCAACGAAGAAGACTGTGGTACACTGCGTGGTATCGCTACTTCAGCGCTGAAAGACAATGAAGAAATCGTAGAACCATTATACGATCGTATCCTGGGCCGTACATCCCTGCAGGATGTATTTGATCCTCATACCGAAGAGCTGATCGTGGAAGCAGGTGGAATAATCGATGAGGATATCGCTCACCGTATCGAACACAGTTCAATTGACACTGTTGAGATCCGTTCCGTACTGACTTGCGAAAGCCGCAGAGGTGTGTGTGTGAAGTGTTATGGTAAGAACCTGGCAACCGGTTATACAACTCAGCGTGGTGATGCAGTAGGTATCATCGCTGCTCAGTCCATCGGTGAGCCTGGTACTCAGCTGACACTGCGTACCTTCCACGTGGGTGGTGTGGCTGGTTCTACATCTGTAGATACCGGTCTGCAAGCTAAGTTCGAAGGTACCGTACAATTCGATGGTCTGCGTACTACTACATACGAAAACAACGATGGTGAAAAAGTACAGGTGGTAATTGGCCGTACAGGTGAATTACGTATCGTAGACGTGAAGAACGATCGTCTGCTGATCACCAACAACATCCCTTACGGTTCTACACTGCTGGTAAAAGATGGCCAGAAGGTAGTGAAAGGTGATGTAATCTGTACATGGGATCCATACAACGCCGTTATCGTATCTGAAATCGCTGGTAACATCCGTTTTGATAGCATCATCGAAGGTATCACCTTCCGTGAAGAGGCTGACGAACAGACTGGTCACCGTGAGAAAGTGGTTATCGAAACCAAGGATAAGAACAAGATCCCTTCCCTGTTCGTAGATGGTAACAAGGAAGTGAAATCATATAACTTACCAGTAGGTTCCCACATCGTAATCGAAGAAGGTGAAACGGTAAGAGCAGGTCAGGTAATCGTGAAGATCCCACGTATCCTCGGTAAACTGAGAGATATCACAGGTGGTCTGCCACGTGTAACTGAACTGTTTGAAGCACGTAACCCAAGCAACCCTGCTATCGTATCTGAGATCGATGGTGTTGTTGCTTTCGGTAACATCAAACGTGGTAACCGTGAGATCATCATCGAAAGCCGCGAAGGTCAGATCAAGAAATACCTGGTGCCATTGACACGTCATATCCTGGTACAGGATGGTGACTTCGTGAAAGCGGGTACTGCATTGTCTGATGGTTCTATCACTCCGGCTGATATCCTCTCCATCAAGGGTCCGTTTGCTGTACAGGAATACCTGGTAAATGAGATTCAGGAGGTTTACCGCTTACAGGGTGTGAAGATCAACGACAAGCATATTGAGGTGATCGTACGCCAGATGATGCGTAAGGTGAACATCGAAGATCCGGGCGATACCCGCTTCCTCGAAGGAGATACCACTGATAAGTTTGAATTCTTTGAAGAAAACGACCATATATTCGATAAGAAGGTTGTAACAGAAGCTGGCGAGTCAACAGTGTTGAAAGCTGGTCAGATTGTTACCCTGCGCCAGGTAAGAGAAGAAAACTCTCTGCTGCGCCGTTCGGACAGGAAACTGGTTGAGTTCCGCGATGCGAAACCAGCTACTTCCAGCCCGCTGCTGCAAGGTATTACCAAGGCGTCTCTGGGTACACATAGCTGGATCTCTGCTGCGTCCTTCCAGGAAACTACCAAGGTACTGTCTTCTGCTGCCATCAACGGTAAGATAGATGACATGCTGGGTCTGAAGGAGAATGTGATCACAGGTCACCTGATCCCTGCAGGTACAGGTTTACGTGAGTTCGAAAACATGATCGTAGGTTCCAAAGAAGAATACGATATCCTGGCATCTTCTAAAGAAGTGTTCCAGTTCGATGAAGAAGAATAAGCGAAACGCTCAAACTATAAAAAATGTCCCGGCTCTACGCACGGGACATTTTTTTTACGTGTAACTTTCGGGCAATTTTCAGGTACTAAAGCATGCTGCCTTTCCTTTTTTGTAAGAGGCATCAGGTTTCAATACCAATTGTTATAAACAAGTTTGATTGTGAAAAAACTCATTGTACTACTGGTGGTTATAGCAGGGATCTGGGCTTGCAACAAGGATAGTGACAGTTCCATTCCTGATACTGCTTCTTATATAAATGTATATGTTGCCAATCCGGATGCCAGTTATGATGCGGTGCTGGATACTGCTTCTCTGGGCACAGGCCTGAGCCTGGGAGAATATACAGGTTATAAATCCTTTATTGCAAAGCGTTATAACCTGTGCATATTTGCGAGTGGAAACAGGAGTGATACTTTGATCCAGGGGCAGATCAGTCTGCGTAATAATCATCACTATACTATTTTCTTTGAGAAGAATCACAATGGAGTATTGCAGTTACTGGCTACTGAGGACCAGATTGGCGGGAGTAGCAAAACGGCTGGTTACCTGCGTGTTGTGAACCTGAGTGATACTTATCTTACGAGTGGTGCAGCGATGGTATTGAATTACAATGTGGATAGTACGAAGACCTATACTAATATTGGTTACCTGGGTGTGAGTGTATTCAAGGAGATCACGCCGGGGGCTCATAAACTGGATATACGAAGTGTTGCCGATTCCGTGAGTCGCCTGTATAACAATGCGGCAGATTTTACCATTGAGGCAGGAAAGAGTTATAGTTTCATTTCTTATGGAAATGCTTTGAAGGCTGATAGTTTCACGGTGACGACCTTTCAACATAATTAAAATGTGAAAGAGTTGTTAAGAAACTATAGACATTAGTATTATAACGTAAAAACCTTATTTTAGCCGTTTAATTTTTAAAACGTATTTAAGGAGATTAAAAAATCCACCTAACAACATGCGCACTAAACAAATTGTGAAAAGCGGATTATTGGCAGCATTTGCGGCCGGAACTTTTATGGCTTGTCAACAACCTGCTAAGCAGAATACTGAATCATCAACACCTGCAGCAGGTACCAGCGCGTCGGCCGCATCAAACGGTCTCGTTATTGCTTATGTGGATATTGATACTGTAGAAGCCTATTACAGCTACTTCAAGCAGAAGAAAACTGAGCTGGAATCCAATCAACAGGCGATAGAAAACGAATTGCAGGCTAATGTGCGTGCATTGCAGAACGAAGCTGCTGATTTTCAGCGTAAGGCAAACACCATGACCCAGTCAGAAGGTGAAACTGCGCAGCGTACCCTGTATCAGAAACAGCAACAGCTGGAGGGTAAAGCACAGAATATGCGTGCAAAGTATGCTGAACAGGAGAACAAATTCAACGAAGAGCTGCAGAAGCGTCTGAACGA
This window of the Chitinophaga sancti genome carries:
- the nusG gene encoding transcription termination/antitermination protein NusG, with protein sequence MIEASNNPAEETNVPTQDTKWYVLRVVSGKEKKVKEYLDIEVRRSDWGNVITQIFLPVEKVYKVQAGKKVMREKNFYPGYVMIEAIDGKMTDEVIQSIRNVSGVIHFLGKEKPIALRKAEVNKMLGKVDELSDSGLTMSEPFIVGETIKIIDGPFNDFNGIIEEVIEDKKKLKVTVKIFGRATPVELNFMQVEKIS
- a CDS encoding DUF1579 domain-containing protein — protein: MKRLLLICFPILAAAPIFAQDQGAQKAWMDYMTPGEIHQMLAHSNGTWTYETTFWMAPGAPPSKSTGVTENKMILGGRYQESVHKGNMEGMEFEGHGLLAYDNGKKIFQNAWVDNMGTGIMMLEGTWNDATHALTLTGKAYDPMAGKDIEMKEVITIQDDDHHTMEMYYTGKDGKEVKSMEIHLTRKK
- the rplK gene encoding 50S ribosomal protein L11, coding for MAKEIATYVKLQVKGGAANPAPPIGPALGSKGVNIMEFCKQFNARTQDKAGKVLPVLLTVYTDKSFDFVIKTPPAAVQLLEAAKLQSGSKEPNRNKVGKVTWAQVEAIATDKMADLNCFTKESAMKMVAGTARSMGITVDGNAPWSN
- the rplA gene encoding 50S ribosomal protein L1: MATKKRKVADTKVDKNKIYSLKEASTIVKDINCTKFDSSVDLHIRLGVDPKKADQAIRGSVTLPHGTGKTKRVLVLCTPDKEAAAKEAGADHVGLDEYIQKIEAGWTDIDVIVATPAVMPKIGKLGKILGPRNLMPNPKTGTVTNDVAAAVNEVKGGKITFKVDKAGIIHASIGRVSFAPEKIEQNSQELINAIIKLKPATAKGTYLKGLAMASTMSPAITVDTKSVQN
- the rplJ gene encoding 50S ribosomal protein L10, encoding MNKDQKNEVIELLKSKFSQYSNFYITNTESLTVEQVNSLRRVCFDKNVEMKVAKNTLIKKALESLDAEKYAGVYDALNGVTALMFSDSPKEPAVIISSFRKDNKKTEKPELKAAFVGDEIYTGDAQLANLVKIKTKNELIGDVIGLLQSPAKRVIAGLLEKAKKEGAGEAVAPAAE
- the rplL gene encoding 50S ribosomal protein L7/L12, which produces MADVKALAEQLVGLTVKEVQELADVLKSEYGIEPAAAAVVVSSEGPAAAAEEKTAFNVILKSAGASKLNVVKIVKDLTGLGLKEAKELVDGAPKELKAGVSKAEAEDLKAKLTEAGAEVEIQ